Proteins from one Pseudomonas bijieensis genomic window:
- a CDS encoding membrane integrity-associated transporter subunit PqiC, with the protein MTALRLPILWLAGLLGLAGCSMNQPVSLYQLDSGTPAQPAQSTGMAVLLGPVLIADYLQRETLLQRQPDGSLQAATDGRWAGSLSSDIDQLLLRQVAGHLDSQRVVLAPATQGFTPDVQVLLSITRLDSGKAQPAVLDAQWRLIDRRGKVRENRIVHLQEQHAGTTAAQVQAQGVLLQRLAEQLSVSLKPLANQPPVAEVPRKPAPAPAKPMEKEKDKIPMALPIRTDMEVFRF; encoded by the coding sequence ATGACTGCTCTGCGCCTTCCTATTTTGTGGCTCGCCGGCCTGCTTGGCCTGGCGGGTTGCAGCATGAACCAGCCGGTGTCGCTGTACCAACTGGACAGCGGAACCCCGGCCCAGCCTGCGCAAAGCACAGGCATGGCAGTATTGCTGGGGCCGGTCCTGATCGCCGATTACCTGCAACGCGAAACCTTATTGCAACGCCAACCGGACGGTAGCCTGCAGGCCGCCACCGACGGACGCTGGGCTGGCAGCCTGTCTTCCGACATCGATCAATTGCTGTTGCGTCAGGTCGCCGGGCACCTGGACAGCCAGCGTGTGGTACTGGCGCCTGCGACCCAGGGCTTCACCCCGGATGTGCAGGTGCTGCTGTCGATTACTCGCCTGGACTCGGGTAAAGCGCAACCGGCAGTGCTCGATGCCCAATGGCGGTTGATCGACCGTCGTGGCAAGGTGCGTGAGAACCGCATCGTTCATCTGCAAGAGCAACATGCCGGCACCACCGCCGCGCAGGTCCAGGCTCAAGGCGTGCTCCTGCAACGCCTGGCCGAACAACTGTCTGTATCGCTCAAGCCCCTGGCCAACCAGCCGCCTGTCGCCGAAGTGCCACGCAAGCCCGCTCCAGCCCCAGCCAAGCCGATGGAAAAGGAAAAGGACAAGATTCCCATGGCCTTGCCGATTCGTACGGACATGGAAGTGTTCAGGTTCTGA